In one window of Rhizobium oryzihabitans DNA:
- a CDS encoding MAPEG family protein has translation MQPTFLAASPFLPLIGLSVLLLAVHIMLQAMTATREFGMDWNAGPRDAERKPEGRFTGRAARASENFRETYPAFIALAFGVIMAGDPSGLALTGAWIWLICRVVYIPLYLAGVPYIRSLVWLGSMLGLALMLFVLMF, from the coding sequence GTGCAGCCGACATTTCTTGCCGCTTCACCCTTTTTACCGCTGATCGGTCTCAGCGTCCTGCTGCTTGCGGTGCATATCATGCTGCAGGCCATGACGGCGACGCGGGAATTTGGGATGGACTGGAATGCCGGCCCGCGTGATGCGGAGAGGAAGCCTGAAGGCAGGTTTACCGGTCGGGCAGCCCGCGCATCGGAAAATTTCCGTGAAACCTATCCCGCTTTCATCGCGCTCGCCTTTGGTGTCATCATGGCCGGCGATCCGTCCGGGCTGGCACTCACCGGCGCGTGGATCTGGCTGATCTGCCGGGTGGTCTATATTCCACTTTATCTGGCCGGTGTGCCCTATATCCGCTCGCTGGTCTGGCTCGGTTCGATGCTCGGCCTTGCGCTGATGCTTTTCGTGTTGATGTTTTAG
- a CDS encoding tyrosine recombinase XerC — translation MERPVTEILTFAEPDLLNERQSWLASIAGERRLSDNTVEAYERDTRQFLTFLTGYIGKPTAIADIADLRPVDLRAFLASRRREGAGARSLGRHLAGLRSFLHYLQKKGLVNAAGATAMRAPKQPKSLPKPLTDRQALKITTAEAQLNEEPWIAARNAAVLSLLYGCGLRISEALGLIPADFPPGARSLRITGKGNKTRIVPLLAVVTEAVEAYKKLCPYHLAADQPLFLGARGGKLQPAIIQREMQKLRGAFGLPENATPHALRHSFATHLLAGGGDLRTIQELLGHASLSTTQIYTGVDTARLLEIYDNAHPRA, via the coding sequence ATGGAGCGCCCCGTGACTGAAATCCTGACTTTTGCCGAACCCGATCTCCTGAACGAGCGCCAGTCCTGGCTTGCCTCGATCGCGGGCGAACGTCGTCTTTCAGACAACACCGTCGAGGCCTATGAGCGCGACACCCGCCAGTTTTTGACATTCCTCACCGGTTATATTGGCAAGCCCACAGCCATTGCGGATATAGCCGATCTGCGCCCGGTCGATCTTCGTGCCTTTCTGGCCAGCCGCCGCAGGGAAGGTGCCGGCGCGCGCTCACTTGGTCGCCATCTGGCAGGCCTGCGCTCCTTTCTTCACTATCTACAAAAGAAAGGTCTGGTGAATGCGGCGGGCGCCACTGCCATGCGCGCGCCGAAACAGCCAAAATCACTGCCTAAGCCGCTGACCGACCGGCAGGCGCTGAAGATCACCACCGCCGAGGCGCAATTGAACGAAGAGCCGTGGATTGCTGCCCGCAACGCCGCCGTCCTCTCGCTGCTTTATGGCTGCGGCCTTCGCATTTCAGAAGCGCTGGGGCTCATTCCGGCCGATTTCCCGCCCGGTGCGCGCAGCCTTCGCATCACCGGCAAAGGCAACAAGACCCGGATCGTTCCCCTGTTGGCGGTGGTAACGGAAGCGGTCGAAGCCTACAAGAAACTCTGCCCCTATCATCTGGCGGCGGATCAACCGCTGTTCCTCGGTGCGCGCGGCGGCAAGCTGCAGCCTGCCATCATCCAGCGCGAAATGCAGAAATTGCGCGGCGCTTTCGGCCTGCCGGAAAACGCCACGCCGCATGCGCTGCGCCACTCCTTCGCCACCCATCTTCTGGCCGGCGGCGGCGATCTTCGCACCATTCAGGAGCTGCTCGGCCACGCCAGCCTTTCCACCACGCAGATCTATACCGGCGTCGATACCGCAAGATTGCTGGAAATATATGATAATGCCCACCCGCGCGCATGA
- a CDS encoding DUF2867 domain-containing protein gives MPDFEGILPGADWRDSYQGEMVQGASSSLDVSRLLLDHPPAWIGRLMALRNRIVSLFGLKTVEHASGTSAGGFPIVSTTPDRTVLGFDDSHLDFRIVVDLEEKPDLPIVHDRRIVKVTTIVRRKTLFGRIYLLVVGPFHRRIVPATMRPFCRDIQPVRT, from the coding sequence ATGCCGGATTTCGAAGGAATATTACCGGGTGCTGACTGGCGGGATAGCTATCAGGGAGAGATGGTGCAGGGTGCATCGAGTTCGCTCGATGTGAGCCGACTTCTTCTCGATCATCCGCCGGCGTGGATCGGCAGGCTCATGGCCCTGCGCAACCGTATCGTGTCGCTTTTTGGTCTCAAGACAGTTGAACACGCATCCGGAACCTCGGCGGGAGGGTTCCCCATCGTGTCAACCACCCCGGACCGGACCGTTCTTGGTTTCGACGACAGCCATCTCGATTTCCGCATCGTCGTAGATTTGGAGGAGAAGCCTGATCTGCCGATCGTCCATGACCGGCGGATCGTGAAAGTCACCACCATCGTCAGGCGCAAGACGTTGTTCGGGCGTATTTATCTGTTGGTTGTCGGACCGTTTCATCGCCGCATCGTGCCCGCGACGATGCGGCCGTTTTGCAGGGACATCCAGCCCGTCAGGACATGA
- a CDS encoding cytochrome b → MASSTQVSFSVPQRVIHWAMALLIFFNLLFPDGMAHAYRLMRRGETLTPDQISSANIHAYVGFAILFLAVLRLCLRFFQGVPPHPAEEPRVFQIAAKVAHFTFYALFLILPLSGIAAYYFGVQAAGQLHSGPFKALMWVLIAGHLVAVLVHQFYWRTGVLKRMTHG, encoded by the coding sequence ATGGCGTCTTCCACTCAAGTTTCATTTTCCGTTCCACAGCGCGTCATCCATTGGGCGATGGCGCTTCTGATCTTCTTCAATCTCCTGTTTCCGGATGGCATGGCCCATGCGTATCGGCTGATGCGGCGGGGTGAAACGCTGACGCCCGACCAGATTTCGTCCGCCAATATTCACGCCTATGTCGGCTTTGCCATTCTGTTCCTTGCTGTTCTGCGCCTCTGTCTGCGGTTCTTCCAGGGGGTGCCGCCGCACCCCGCCGAGGAACCGCGTGTCTTTCAGATCGCCGCAAAGGTGGCCCATTTCACCTTCTATGCGCTGTTCCTCATCCTGCCATTGTCCGGCATCGCCGCCTATTACTTTGGTGTTCAGGCTGCGGGGCAATTGCATTCGGGCCCGTTCAAGGCACTGATGTGGGTGTTGATCGCCGGCCATCTCGTCGCTGTTCTGGTTCACCAGTTCTATTGGCGTACCGGCGTCCTGAAACGCATGACGCACGGCTGA
- a CDS encoding 2-oxoglutarate dehydrogenase E1 component encodes MARQEANEQFQITSFLDGANAAYIEQLYARYEEDPSSVSPEWQSFFKALSDNPEDVKKAAKGASWKRANWPIPANGDLVSALDGNWATVEKAIEKKVQAKAEAKSADTGKAVSPAEVLQATRDSVRAIMMIRAYRMRGHLHAKLDPLGIASAVEDYNELSPKSYGFEESDYDRKIFIDNVLGLEYATVREMVDILERTYCSTLGVEFMHMSNPEEKGWIQERIEGPDKGVDFTPEGKKAILSKLVEAEGYEQFLDVRFKGTKRFGLDGGESLIPALEQIIKRGGQDGLEEVVLGMAHRGRLNVLTNVMGKPHRAVFHEFKGGSFKPDDVEGSGDVKYHLGASSDREFDGNKVHLSLTANPSHLEIVNPVVMGKARAKQDQLAKTWDGDIIPLSERAKVLPLLLHGDAAFAGQGVVAEILGLSGLRGHRVAGTMHFIINNQIGFTTNPAFSRSSPYPSDVAKMIEAPIFHVNGDDPEAVTYAAKVATEYRMKFHKPVVIDMFCYRRFGHNEGDEPAFTQPKMYKVIRGHKTVARIYADRLIAEGLITEGDFEKIKADWRAHLEQEFEAGQSYKPNKADWLDGQWSGLRAADNADEQRRGKTGVPMKQLKEIGKKLSTIPEGFSAHRTIQRFMENRSQMIETGEGIDWAMAEALAFGSLAVDGHKIRLSGQDCERGTFSQRHSVLYDQETEERYIPLANLSPTQARYEVINSMLSEEAVLGFEYGYSLARPNALTLWEAQFGDFANGAQVVFDQFISSGERKWLRMSGLVCLLPHGYEGQGPEHSSARLERWLQMCAEDNMQVANCTTPANYFHILRRQMKRDFRKPLILMTPKSLLRHKRATSSLAELAGESSFHRLLWDDAEVIKDGPIKLQKDSKIRRVVMCTGKVYYDLLEEREKRGIDDIYLLRVEQLYPFPAKALINELSRFRNAEMVWCQEEPKNMGAWSFIDPYLEWVLAHIDAKYQKVRYTGRPAAASPATGLMSKHLAQLAAFLEDALGE; translated from the coding sequence ATGGCAAGGCAAGAAGCGAACGAGCAGTTTCAGATCACGTCGTTTCTGGACGGCGCGAATGCAGCCTATATCGAGCAGCTCTATGCCCGGTACGAAGAGGATCCCTCTTCCGTGTCGCCGGAGTGGCAGAGCTTCTTCAAGGCGTTGTCCGACAATCCGGAAGACGTGAAGAAGGCAGCCAAGGGCGCCTCCTGGAAGCGCGCCAACTGGCCGATCCCGGCAAATGGCGACCTGGTATCCGCGCTGGACGGCAACTGGGCCACGGTCGAGAAGGCCATCGAGAAGAAGGTTCAGGCGAAAGCCGAGGCGAAGAGCGCCGATACCGGCAAGGCTGTCAGCCCGGCCGAAGTGCTTCAGGCGACCCGTGATAGCGTTCGCGCCATCATGATGATCCGCGCCTACCGCATGCGCGGCCACCTGCATGCCAAGCTCGATCCGCTCGGCATTGCCAGCGCCGTTGAAGATTACAACGAGCTTTCGCCGAAGTCCTACGGCTTCGAGGAAAGCGATTACGACCGCAAGATTTTCATCGATAACGTTCTCGGTCTCGAATATGCGACCGTGCGCGAGATGGTCGATATTCTTGAGCGCACCTATTGCTCGACGCTCGGCGTCGAATTCATGCATATGTCCAACCCGGAAGAAAAGGGCTGGATCCAGGAACGCATCGAAGGCCCGGACAAGGGCGTGGACTTCACGCCGGAGGGCAAGAAGGCCATTCTGTCCAAACTGGTCGAAGCCGAAGGTTACGAGCAGTTCCTCGACGTGCGTTTCAAGGGCACCAAGCGTTTCGGCCTCGATGGCGGCGAATCGCTGATCCCGGCACTTGAGCAGATCATCAAGCGCGGCGGCCAGGACGGTCTGGAAGAAGTCGTGCTCGGCATGGCCCACCGCGGCCGCCTTAACGTTCTGACCAACGTCATGGGCAAGCCGCACCGCGCCGTGTTCCACGAGTTCAAGGGCGGTTCGTTCAAGCCTGACGACGTCGAAGGTTCCGGCGACGTGAAGTACCATCTAGGTGCCTCCTCCGACCGCGAATTCGACGGCAACAAGGTTCACCTGTCGCTGACGGCCAACCCGTCGCACCTTGAAATCGTCAACCCTGTCGTCATGGGCAAGGCCCGCGCCAAGCAGGACCAGCTCGCCAAGACATGGGACGGCGATATCATTCCGCTGTCGGAACGCGCCAAGGTGCTGCCGCTCCTGTTGCACGGCGATGCCGCTTTTGCGGGTCAGGGCGTGGTTGCTGAAATTCTCGGCCTTTCCGGCCTGCGCGGTCACCGCGTTGCCGGTACCATGCACTTCATCATCAACAACCAGATCGGTTTCACGACGAACCCGGCCTTCTCGCGCTCGTCGCCCTATCCGTCCGACGTTGCCAAGATGATCGAGGCGCCGATCTTCCACGTCAACGGCGACGATCCGGAAGCGGTGACCTATGCGGCGAAGGTCGCGACCGAATACCGCATGAAGTTCCACAAGCCTGTCGTCATCGACATGTTCTGTTATCGCCGCTTCGGCCATAACGAAGGCGACGAGCCCGCGTTCACGCAGCCGAAGATGTACAAGGTCATCCGTGGCCACAAGACCGTCGCACGCATCTATGCCGACCGTCTGATTGCGGAAGGCCTGATCACTGAAGGCGATTTCGAGAAGATCAAGGCCGACTGGCGCGCGCATCTCGAGCAGGAGTTCGAGGCAGGCCAGTCCTACAAGCCGAACAAGGCCGACTGGCTGGACGGTCAGTGGTCGGGCCTTCGCGCCGCCGACAATGCCGATGAGCAGCGTCGTGGCAAGACCGGCGTGCCGATGAAGCAGCTGAAGGAAATCGGCAAGAAGCTGTCAACCATTCCGGAAGGTTTCAGCGCACACCGTACGATCCAGCGCTTCATGGAAAACCGCTCGCAGATGATCGAGACGGGTGAGGGCATCGACTGGGCAATGGCGGAAGCGCTTGCTTTCGGTTCGCTCGCCGTCGACGGTCACAAGATCCGTCTCTCCGGTCAGGATTGCGAACGCGGCACCTTCTCGCAGCGCCACTCGGTTCTCTACGATCAGGAAACCGAAGAGCGTTACATTCCGCTTGCCAATCTTTCACCGACGCAGGCCCGTTACGAAGTTATCAACTCGATGCTTTCGGAAGAAGCGGTTCTCGGTTTCGAATATGGCTATTCGCTGGCCCGTCCGAATGCGCTGACGCTCTGGGAAGCCCAGTTCGGCGACTTCGCCAACGGCGCGCAGGTGGTGTTCGACCAGTTCATCTCTTCGGGTGAACGCAAGTGGCTGCGCATGTCCGGTCTCGTCTGCCTTCTGCCGCATGGTTATGAAGGTCAGGGTCCGGAGCACTCGTCCGCCCGTCTGGAGCGCTGGCTGCAGATGTGCGCCGAAGACAACATGCAGGTTGCCAACTGCACGACGCCGGCCAACTACTTCCACATCCTGCGCCGCCAGATGAAGCGTGACTTCCGCAAGCCGCTGATCCTCATGACGCCGAAGTCGCTGCTGCGTCACAAGCGCGCCACTTCGTCGCTGGCGGAGCTTGCGGGTGAGTCCTCCTTCCACCGTCTCCTGTGGGACGATGCTGAAGTCATCAAGGACGGCCCCATCAAGCTGCAGAAGGATTCGAAGATCCGTCGCGTCGTCATGTGCACGGGCAAGGTCTATTACGATCTGCTCGAGGAGCGTGAAAAGCGCGGTATCGACGACATCTACCTGCTGCGCGTCGAACAGCTCTATCCGTTCCCGGCCAAGGCTCTCATCAACGAGCTTTCCCGTTTCCGCAATGCGGAGATGGTCTGGTGCCAGGAAGAGCCGAAGAACATGGGTGCGTGGTCGTTCATCGATCCTTACCTTGAATGGGTTCTGGCGCATATCGACGCCAAGTACCAGAAGGTCCGTTACACGGGCCGTCCGGCTGCCGCCTCTCCGGCGACCGGCCTGATGTCCAAGCATCTGGCGCAGCTTGCTGCGTTCCTGGAAGACGCGCTGGGAGAGTGA
- the odhB gene encoding 2-oxoglutarate dehydrogenase complex dihydrolipoyllysine-residue succinyltransferase, which yields MATEIRVPTLGESVSEATVGTWFKKVGDTVKADEPLVELETDKVTVEVPAPASGVLTEIVAQNGETVGLDALLGQIAEGAAGAATSAPAAEPAKPAAAAAAPAPAAAAPAASAMPPAPAAGKLLAENNLSADQVDGSGKRGQVLKGDVLAAVAKGVSAPAAAPAPVAAAPRPVSAEQDQVREERVKMTRLRQTIARRLKDAQNTAAMLTTYNEVDMSAVMDLRNRYKDVFEKKHGVKLGFMGFFTKAVTHALKELPAVNAEIDGTDIIYKNYCHVGMAVGTDKGLVVPVIRDADQLSIAGVEKELGRLAKAARDGSLGMADMQGGTFTITNGGVYGSLMSSPILNAPQSGILGMHKIQERPVAIGGQVVIRPMMYLALSYDHRIVDGKEAVTFLVRVKESLEDPERLVLDL from the coding sequence ATGGCCACTGAAATCCGCGTACCAACCCTCGGCGAATCCGTCAGCGAAGCGACCGTCGGCACCTGGTTCAAGAAGGTCGGCGATACCGTCAAGGCCGACGAACCGCTCGTTGAACTGGAAACCGACAAGGTTACCGTCGAAGTCCCGGCACCCGCCTCCGGCGTGTTGACCGAAATCGTCGCGCAGAATGGCGAAACCGTCGGCCTCGACGCCCTTCTCGGCCAGATCGCCGAAGGTGCTGCCGGCGCTGCGACTTCCGCACCCGCTGCCGAACCGGCAAAGCCTGCTGCTGCCGCAGCAGCACCGGCACCTGCCGCCGCCGCTCCGGCTGCCAGCGCCATGCCGCCGGCACCTGCCGCCGGCAAGCTGCTTGCTGAAAACAACCTGTCTGCCGATCAGGTCGACGGTTCCGGCAAGCGTGGCCAGGTTCTGAAGGGCGACGTTCTCGCTGCTGTCGCCAAGGGCGTTTCGGCACCTGCCGCCGCTCCGGCTCCGGTTGCTGCTGCTCCCCGTCCGGTTTCCGCCGAGCAGGATCAGGTTCGCGAAGAGCGCGTCAAGATGACCCGCCTGCGCCAGACGATCGCCCGTCGCCTGAAGGATGCGCAGAACACCGCCGCCATGCTGACCACCTATAATGAGGTGGACATGAGCGCCGTCATGGACCTGCGCAACCGCTACAAGGACGTGTTCGAGAAGAAGCACGGCGTCAAGCTCGGCTTCATGGGCTTCTTCACCAAGGCCGTGACCCACGCGCTGAAGGAACTGCCCGCTGTCAACGCTGAAATCGACGGTACCGACATCATCTACAAGAACTATTGTCACGTCGGCATGGCTGTCGGCACCGACAAGGGTCTCGTTGTTCCCGTTATCCGCGATGCTGACCAGCTCTCCATCGCCGGCGTCGAAAAGGAACTGGGTCGCCTCGCTAAGGCAGCCCGTGACGGTTCGCTCGGCATGGCCGACATGCAGGGCGGCACCTTCACCATCACCAACGGTGGTGTCTACGGTTCGCTGATGTCTTCGCCGATCCTCAACGCGCCGCAGTCCGGCATCCTCGGCATGCACAAGATCCAGGAGCGTCCGGTCGCCATCGGCGGTCAGGTCGTCATCCGTCCGATGATGTATCTTGCGCTCTCCTACGATCACCGTATCGTTGACGGCAAGGAAGCCGTTACCTTCCTCGTTCGCGTCAAGGAAAGCCTCGAAGATCCGGAACGTCTGGTTCTCGATCTCTGA
- the lpdA gene encoding dihydrolipoyl dehydrogenase: MAYDVVVIGTGPGGYVCAVKAAQLGLKVAVIEKRATYGGTCLNVGCIPSKALLHASETFAHVAHGVDTLGIEVAAPKLNLEKMMGHKDGVVKANVDGVSFLFKKNKIDAFQGTGKVVSAGKVSVTNDKGETQEIEAKNIVIATGSDVAGIPGVKVDIDENVIVSSTGAIALSKVPEKLIVVGGGVIGLELGSVWSRLGAKVTVVEYLDNILGGMDGEVSKQAQRLLAKQGLDFKLGAKVTAVEKTAGGAKVVFEPVKGGAAETLEANVVLISTGRKPYTEGLGLAEAGVVLDSRGRVEIDGHYKTNVDGIYAIGDVVKGPMLAHKAEDEGVALAEILAGQRGHVNYDVIPAVVYTQPEIASVGKTEEELKAAGIAYKVGKFPFTANGRARAMQVTDGFVKILADKETDRVLGGHIVGFGAGEMIHEITVLMEFGGSSEDLGRTCHAHPTMSEAVKEAALATFFKPIHM, encoded by the coding sequence ATGGCATATGATGTAGTTGTAATCGGTACGGGTCCCGGCGGTTATGTTTGCGCGGTCAAGGCGGCACAGCTCGGCCTGAAGGTCGCTGTCATCGAAAAGCGCGCCACCTATGGCGGCACCTGCCTCAATGTCGGCTGCATCCCTTCCAAGGCGCTGCTGCATGCGTCCGAAACCTTTGCGCATGTCGCCCATGGCGTCGATACGCTCGGTATCGAAGTTGCCGCTCCGAAGCTGAACCTTGAAAAGATGATGGGCCACAAGGACGGCGTGGTGAAAGCCAATGTCGACGGCGTTTCCTTCCTGTTCAAGAAGAACAAGATCGATGCCTTCCAGGGCACCGGCAAGGTGGTTTCCGCCGGCAAGGTTTCCGTCACCAATGACAAGGGTGAGACGCAGGAGATCGAGGCGAAGAACATCGTCATCGCCACCGGTTCTGATGTCGCGGGCATTCCAGGCGTCAAGGTCGATATCGATGAAAACGTCATCGTGTCCTCCACTGGCGCGATCGCTCTTTCCAAGGTTCCGGAAAAGCTCATCGTCGTCGGCGGCGGCGTCATCGGCCTCGAGCTTGGTTCGGTCTGGTCGCGCCTCGGCGCCAAGGTGACCGTCGTCGAATATCTCGACAATATTCTCGGCGGCATGGATGGCGAAGTTTCCAAGCAGGCGCAGCGTCTGCTGGCCAAGCAGGGTCTCGATTTCAAGCTCGGCGCCAAGGTGACGGCTGTTGAAAAGACTGCTGGCGGCGCAAAGGTTGTGTTCGAACCGGTCAAGGGCGGTGCTGCTGAGACGCTGGAAGCGAACGTCGTGCTGATCTCCACCGGCCGCAAGCCCTACACCGAAGGTCTCGGCCTTGCGGAAGCCGGCGTCGTGCTGGACAGCCGTGGCCGTGTCGAAATCGACGGTCACTACAAGACGAATGTCGACGGCATCTATGCGATCGGCGACGTGGTGAAGGGTCCGATGCTGGCGCACAAGGCGGAAGACGAGGGCGTTGCGCTTGCGGAAATCCTCGCCGGCCAGCGTGGCCATGTGAATTACGATGTCATTCCGGCCGTGGTCTATACGCAGCCTGAAATCGCTTCCGTCGGCAAGACCGAAGAGGAGCTGAAGGCCGCTGGTATCGCCTACAAGGTCGGCAAATTCCCCTTCACCGCCAATGGCCGCGCCCGCGCCATGCAGGTGACGGATGGTTTCGTGAAGATCCTCGCCGACAAGGAAACCGACCGGGTTCTCGGCGGTCACATTGTCGGTTTCGGCGCTGGCGAGATGATCCACGAGATCACCGTGCTGATGGAATTCGGCGGTTCTTCGGAAGATCTCGGCCGCACCTGCCATGCGCATCCGACCATGTCGGAAGCGGTGAAGGAAGCGGCACTGGCGACTTTCTTCAAGCCGATCCATATGTGA
- a CDS encoding TraB/GumN family protein encodes MQSLIKPHNLTATLMGKTGDALLWLLAAMHVAAVAILLATLLSLGEAQAAEQEMSCTGSDILVEMRKNDPQGFAKIEQEAAAIPNGKGNFWRIEKAGTEPSFLLGTMHVTDPRVLGMPAAAAPAFDKAATVIVESDEIVDDKKIAASLLTRPELTMFLDGKSITDILSPDNVARLEKGLKERGIPLNAVSRMKPWMLSSFVALPACEFARKATGLSFLDKKLAEDAVADGKRLVGLETMVEQLTAMSELPMEFHLQALIETLELGDRMDDIMTTMTDLYVSGDIGMTMPMLKSLDTKKPAESDQGYAAFEQRIITDRNHVMAERASPELGKGNVFMAVGALHLPGEEGVVELLRSQGFKLTRVD; translated from the coding sequence ATGCAAAGCCTGATAAAGCCACACAATCTCACCGCCACCCTGATGGGCAAGACCGGCGATGCCCTGCTCTGGTTGCTCGCAGCCATGCACGTCGCCGCTGTCGCAATCCTGCTCGCGACTTTGCTCTCGCTGGGTGAGGCGCAAGCGGCCGAACAGGAGATGAGCTGCACCGGCAGCGACATTCTCGTGGAGATGCGCAAGAACGATCCGCAGGGCTTTGCGAAAATCGAACAGGAAGCGGCCGCGATCCCGAACGGCAAGGGCAACTTCTGGCGCATCGAAAAAGCCGGAACGGAACCCTCCTTTCTTCTCGGCACCATGCATGTCACCGATCCGCGTGTTCTGGGCATGCCTGCCGCCGCCGCACCTGCCTTCGACAAGGCTGCGACGGTCATCGTGGAATCCGACGAAATCGTTGACGACAAGAAGATTGCCGCGTCGCTGCTGACCCGGCCCGAACTCACCATGTTTCTCGACGGCAAATCGATCACCGACATCCTGTCGCCCGACAATGTTGCCCGCCTTGAAAAGGGCCTCAAGGAGCGCGGCATTCCGCTGAACGCGGTTTCGCGCATGAAGCCATGGATGCTGTCGAGCTTCGTCGCCCTTCCCGCCTGCGAATTTGCCCGCAAGGCCACCGGGCTGTCCTTTCTCGACAAGAAGCTGGCCGAAGACGCGGTGGCTGACGGAAAACGTCTCGTTGGGCTGGAAACCATGGTCGAGCAGCTGACGGCCATGTCAGAGCTACCCATGGAGTTTCATCTTCAGGCGCTCATCGAAACGCTGGAACTGGGCGACCGCATGGACGACATCATGACGACCATGACCGATCTGTATGTCAGCGGCGATATCGGCATGACGATGCCGATGCTGAAAAGCCTCGACACCAAGAAACCGGCAGAGAGCGACCAGGGTTACGCCGCCTTCGAGCAACGCATCATCACCGACCGCAATCACGTCATGGCGGAGCGGGCTTCGCCCGAGCTTGGCAAGGGCAATGTCTTCATGGCCGTTGGCGCCCTGCACCTGCCGGGCGAGGAAGGCGTTGTCGAGCTCCTGCGCTCGCAGGGTTTCAAACTGACGCGGGTCGATTAA